A single region of the Mycobacterium avium subsp. avium genome encodes:
- a CDS encoding polyadenylate-specific 3'-exoribonuclease AS: MRYFYDTEFIEDGRTIELISIGVVAEDGREYYAVSTEFDPERAGPWVRANVLPKLPPPASQLWRSRRQIRDDLEEFFGVRAAQSEPIELWAWVAAYDHVALCQLWGPMPDLPRAIPRFTRELRQLWEDRGCPRMPPRSPDAHDALVDARDQLRRFRIITGAG, translated from the coding sequence GTGCGGTATTTCTACGACACCGAATTCATCGAGGACGGCCGCACCATCGAGCTGATCTCGATCGGGGTGGTCGCCGAGGACGGCCGCGAGTACTACGCGGTGTCCACCGAATTCGATCCCGAGCGCGCCGGGCCCTGGGTGCGCGCCAACGTGCTGCCCAAGCTGCCGCCCCCGGCGTCGCAATTGTGGCGCTCCCGCAGGCAGATCCGCGACGACCTGGAGGAGTTCTTCGGGGTCCGCGCCGCGCAGAGCGAGCCGATCGAACTGTGGGCCTGGGTGGCGGCCTACGACCACGTGGCCCTGTGTCAGCTGTGGGGCCCGATGCCGGATTTGCCGCGCGCCATCCCGCGGTTCACCCGGGAACTGCGCCAGCTGTGGGAGGACCGGGGCTGCCCGCGGATGCCGCCGCGCTCACCGGATGCCCACGACGCGCTGGTCGACGCCCGCGATCAGCTGCGCCGGTTCCGGATCATCACCGGGGCCGGCTGA
- a CDS encoding class II 3-deoxy-7-phosphoheptulonate synthase yields MNWTVDIPIDQLPPLPPLPGDLRARLDAALAKPAAQQPSWPTDQATAMRTVLESVPPVTVPSEIVRLQEQLAQVARGEAFLLQGGDCAETFTENTEPHIRGNIRTLLQMAVVLTYGASMPVVKVARIAGQYAKPRSADIDALGLKSYRGDMINGFAPNAAVREHDPSRLVRAYANASAAMNLVRALTSSGLASLHLVHDWNREFVRTSPAGARYEALATEIDRGLRFMSACGVADRNLQTAEIYASHEALVLDYERAMLRLSDSDAGEPQLYDLSAHTVWIGERTRQLDGAHIAFAEVIANPIGVKIGPTITPELAVEYVERLDPHNKPGRLTLVSRMGNSKVRDLLPPIVEKVQATGHQVIWQCDPMHGNTHESSNGYKTRHFDRIVDEVQGFFEVHRALGTHPGGIHVEITGDNVTECLGGAQDISDMDLVGRYETACDPRLNTQQSLELAFLVAEMLRD; encoded by the coding sequence ATGAACTGGACCGTCGACATCCCGATCGACCAGCTGCCGCCGCTGCCGCCGCTGCCGGGCGATCTGCGGGCGCGGTTGGACGCCGCGCTGGCCAAACCGGCCGCCCAGCAGCCCAGCTGGCCCACCGACCAGGCCACCGCGATGCGCACGGTGCTGGAGAGCGTGCCGCCGGTGACGGTGCCCTCGGAGATCGTCCGGCTGCAGGAGCAGCTGGCCCAGGTGGCTAGGGGTGAGGCGTTCCTGCTGCAGGGTGGGGACTGCGCGGAGACGTTCACCGAGAACACCGAACCGCACATCCGCGGCAACATCCGCACCCTGTTGCAGATGGCCGTCGTGCTCACCTACGGCGCCAGCATGCCGGTGGTCAAGGTGGCCCGCATCGCGGGGCAGTACGCCAAGCCGCGGTCGGCCGACATCGACGCGCTGGGGCTGAAGTCCTACCGCGGCGACATGATCAACGGCTTCGCGCCGAATGCCGCTGTGCGCGAACATGATCCGTCGCGACTGGTGCGCGCCTACGCCAACGCCAGCGCGGCGATGAATCTGGTTCGGGCGCTGACGTCCTCGGGACTGGCTTCGCTGCACCTGGTGCACGACTGGAACCGCGAATTCGTCCGGACTTCGCCGGCCGGCGCCCGGTACGAGGCGCTGGCCACCGAGATCGATCGCGGGCTGCGCTTCATGAGCGCCTGCGGGGTGGCCGACCGCAACCTGCAGACCGCCGAGATCTACGCCAGCCATGAGGCCCTGGTGCTCGACTACGAGCGCGCCATGCTGCGGCTGTCGGACAGCGATGCCGGCGAGCCGCAGCTCTACGACCTGTCGGCGCACACCGTGTGGATCGGCGAGCGCACCCGCCAGCTCGACGGCGCGCACATCGCGTTCGCCGAGGTGATCGCCAACCCGATCGGCGTCAAGATCGGCCCGACGATCACCCCGGAGCTGGCCGTCGAGTACGTCGAGCGGCTCGACCCGCACAACAAGCCCGGCCGGCTGACCCTGGTGAGCAGGATGGGTAACAGCAAGGTGCGCGATCTGCTGCCCCCGATCGTGGAGAAGGTACAGGCCACCGGCCACCAGGTGATCTGGCAGTGCGACCCGATGCACGGCAACACCCACGAGTCGTCCAACGGCTACAAGACCCGGCACTTCGACCGCATCGTCGACGAGGTGCAGGGCTTCTTCGAGGTGCACCGCGCGCTGGGCACCCATCCGGGCGGCATCCACGTGGAGATCACCGGCGACAACGTCACCGAGTGTCTCGGTGGGGCGCAGGACATCTCGGACATGGATCT